GCGCCTTCGACGACGGCAAAGCGGCCGGTGGAAGTTGTCCAACACGAGCGGCCGGAAGTGCCGGAGACGGAAACCGACCCCTTCGCCGGCGCCCTCGACGGCCTGAACGCGCCCGACACCGAGGCGTCCGACGAAGATCCGACTGCCTCTGACGACCCCGGCGGGGCTGGCTCCCCTGGCTCCGCTGTCACCGCTGGCTCCACTGGCTCAAATCGAAAGCCTGACGCCGAGGCGGCCGCGCCGGCCGCCACGCAGTCCATGGCTGCTTCCGCGCCCGAGCGAAGCCCAGCCGGATTGGCGGCGGACCTCGAGGTGGCGCGCAACCAGCTCGAGGCCGGTCTGCTCGACGAGGCTCGACAGGACCTGGAGAACCTGATCGCGCAGCACCCCCGCGCGGAGCTGACTCCGCGAGCGTACCTGTTGCTCGGGCGGATCCACGAGAAGCGCGCCAACCGCGACAGAGCGCGCGCAACGTATGTCGAGCTTCAGAGCCGCTTTGGAGAATCCGATGAAGCGGCGGAGAGCGTGTATCGCAGCGCGAAGCTGTTGCAGGACCAAGGCGGTCGGGATCGCCTTCGCGAGGCACGCTCACTGCTGGGCGAGCTCGCGAAACAGCACCCCGATAGCCCGTGGGGCGCCAAGGCACTGCTCGAGAAGGCCGCCCTCGAGACCAAGGCCAAGTGGACCCTGGTGGACCCTATTCTCCAGACTCGCGTTCCAGCGGCCCTGGCCACCTACCGCACGCTGGTTACCAGGTACCCATGGCACGCCGGCTCCGAGGACGCTCTCTGGAACCTGGGTGAAATGTACTTGGAGCTCAAGAAGTTCGACCTGGCGGTCGAGGCCTTCGAGAACCTGGGAGACCACTTCCCGTCCACCAGGCATGACACCTGGTGGCGCGCGGGCCAGACCTACGATCGCCGTCTCGACGACAAGACGAAGGCT
The bacterium genome window above contains:
- a CDS encoding tetratricopeptide repeat protein — protein: MAPEQARNMVSADHRADIYSLGVLLYEMLTGRVPVGRFNLPSQLNSEVPPEVDPIGLRCLEADPQDRYPTVARLLKEVRRLEDQLRLGLVHEVRGIGSQTSKILLKSTSSRVIRTGLIAVGVIALIGATFLVGHSLKSEREAPSTTAKRPVEVVQHERPEVPETETDPFAGALDGLNAPDTEASDEDPTASDDPGGAGSPGSAVTAGSTGSNRKPDAEAAAPAATQSMAASAPERSPAGLAADLEVARNQLEAGLLDEARQDLENLIAQHPRAELTPRAYLLLGRIHEKRANRDRARATYVELQSRFGESDEAAESVYRSAKLLQDQGGRDRLREARSLLGELAKQHPDSPWGAKALLEKAALETKAKWTLVDPILQTRVPAALATYRTLVTRYPWHAGSEDALWNLGEMYLELKKFDLAVEAFENLGDHFPSTRHDTWWRAGQTYDRRLDDKTKAVAAYRNVPSSSRRYGEAQRRINKLSK